The Rosa rugosa chromosome 3, drRosRugo1.1, whole genome shotgun sequence sequence TggtatctgattttttttttaattacgatGGTCCCTACACTTCTAATTTGTTATTTGTATCATCCgccttcaaatttcaaatttggctCTAATCATGACGTTATTTGTTGATTTGAAACGGACATAGGGccccacttttcagattttaacCCTATAAGAAGGGTAAAATGGGTATTGTTCCTTCCACCCCAAACACACCACCGCagctttctctcttcttctaaGTTCTAATCACACTTCTTATAACAATTACTTATATATAAGATGATCACACAAAGAAAAACAGATTTCCACCTATACATGCTAATTTGCTATTATCACAATCAAAATTATTAATTACCACAGTAGTAATATTACTACTCTAATCATCACTAAGTTCATCATCAATACCAGTGACATGCATCCTAGCCTACTCTTGCTTAGCCCACTAGACAATTTTCTGTTCTCTACTGATCTTCTCTTTTTTCATCGCCTTCTTTATCATCTTGCTTTGCTCTTTCTTCTAAAAACTTCCCAAATCCGATAAGACTAAGGCCACCACCAATGCCCCCATTTTCCTTGCTCTTTCTTTGAGACGAAGCACTTTTTGTCTTTGGAGAACACCAGAAGCATACGGCTTTCCTCGGCGGTGAAGAAGAATCATCCCTCAACAAATTGCAAGAACCCAACGGAGAAGACAACCACCCAGATTTCGATTTCGATTCAGAACATTGCTTCTTGCCAGAAACTCTCTTAGTCGGCGAAGAAATTTCACCCTCCGGAGATGAATTCGAAGAATTCGAGTGAGACGAAACCGATCTATGTTTCTGTTTCGGGTTCAAACCCCTCTTTAACGACAACGAATTCCCTTTTCCGGTGAGAACTTCGACGATTCCAAAGGTGGTGGCTCACACCCAGATTGTGATTTCTGATTAAGAACCTTTTTCTCATCTGGGTTTTCAGCTTGAGCCAAATTATGGCGGAACGAAGCGGTGAGACCGCGCAAACAGGGATCGAGCTACTATTTTCTCATCTCTTTTGGGGATTTGATGATGCAATTATTGGCCTTTCGAGATCTTTTTAATTGGGGActtgttctttctttttggtCTCATTCTTGTGCTTTCATAGATTTTTCAGCTTTGGTCTTAGGGCCGATTGGTCTGAAGGTGCTTTCATAGATTTTTCAGCTTTGGTCTTAGGGCCGATTGGTCTGAAGGGGAGGTGGATCACCTTTGATAGTTTGAGCGATGATGGCTTGTTCAGCTGTTTACTTTTTGAGTCGAACTTGTAAGGTGAATTGGGCTAGTATGTGCATTAATTGCTTAAGTTGTTCTCAAATATGGTATGGTTGGCTGTGCTAGTTTTGACGACCGGGCTTGTAGGTATGGGTGATCCAAAATTTTTATGTGGGTTGGTAATTTTTGTTCTTCTTAATTAGTGGTGATTGTTTGGTGTTCGGCTTGTAAAGTTGAGACACAACTATCTCTGGTGAAGAGTGTGCATAACATATTAACATTGCACTAGAGGTTGCGTGGTATCATGTTCCACTACCTTAGAATTCCGGTTCCTCCAAATAGACCACAACATGCATTGTTATAATAGAAACTTAGAAATCTGACGTACAAGCCAAGCCAAGCCAATAAGAAGTCACTCTGATTGTAGTGTCACCAAAGAAAGGGTGGTAAGGGAGGTGAGAGAAGCAACTTGAGCATGGGTTTACGTTTTGACAGTAGCTCAAAGAGGGCAAATTATTGAGGCGCCTCCGAGAAGGAATAATATTATTGCAAGCTTTCCAAACACATAAAACCACACTTTGGTTTGGGGTAGTCATTGGATTTGTACCCAATACCTGGGCACCGGCAATATGGTAGTATGGTATGCCATACGTCTTGACTGGTGATATCTTTACCACTCCCACTCATTTTAGTAATTTTCACGGCAAATAATACCAGCATTCATCCCTGTCCTTGGAATTCAGAATTTTCCTTAAATTCAGCAAGTCACTGCGTTTTCTCAGAAAAGAAACATGATGATCGAATgaaacatatatatgtgtgtgcgtAGAAATACAGCCAACTACATGCATATATGTACACAGAGCAATAAGCCAATATATATTTAACTTCTATTCAAGACCAAGAAATAACAAACACcaagttcaaacttcaaattTTGGAAGTCCAATACAATCTTGTATAAacaaaaaatgtcaaaaaacaAATTCCCCCGGCCACTGTATGACTGGAACAAACTGTTACAGTTGAAAGTGTGGCACAAACCAGATTGGAGGTCGCCTTGTCAGCTTCAACAACTTTTCAGCATCATCTGCATAAGGCTTTAAGAAACGACGATTGGTTATGTCATATACTCCGCAATCATTTGGTCCATATGGTTCAAGACTGTTTGTTATAGCATCATACTGAAGCCATCACAGACACCGAGGAGTTATCACCAATAAAGAGAGCAACATCACCTAGGGTTTCTTTTTCAGTCCACTTATGCTCATCAATATTAATCTTGAAAACTTTGAATTCTGTGGTCTCACGTTTGTCGTTTTGGTAGTCAATGTACCTCTTAACCATCCAGAACTCTTTCTCATTTGAATCCAATACAAGATATCTCTTGCTAAAACCATCTGAAGGAAGACCTTGCGCAAGCTTCAACTTGGACAAGCTACTgatattgaaagaaaaaagttgGCTGTCATTATCCACCGCATAAATCAGACCTCGAGAATAAACCACTTCTTCAATTAATCCCCACCTCTTATCAACATATGTCCAACGCTTGTCTTTACAACTGGGTCTGATAAAAGCCAATCGATCATATTCACCATATACTACCGTAAGAACGCAATCTTTTGGATCTAATATTGGGTCTGCTGACAATGAAGCCTTGAAGACATAATAATCGCATTTTTTAATCCAAACCTTTTTACCGAGCAGTGGAGGAAGACGAATGATGGTTGCAtttgtcttctttttcttctctctaccCTTCACGGAGAATGGATTCAGTAGGGTTATTGCAAACTTTTCATCCACGAATATCAACCATCCTTTTGAAGAGCCACAAAATCGTCGGTTAGGCACCCTTAGTTGCATGTCGAGAACCTTATCCTTCATGATATTGTATAATTTCGATGAATTTTCTTCATCTGCACTAGAAATCAGGAGCATCGGAGGTTGCTGATATCTTGACATGAGTTGCCTCTGATTATCCTTTGCCACACAAAACCATGACTTGCAAACAACGCTGAATCGCAGATAATCTGCCGATGATACTATTCCTGTTAGAACTAAGCCCAACAAGTCCTTTTGTAGTCCTGCCCAATCTGAGAACAAAAACAAGTTGTAAATTATAAGCACGACATAAATGTGATGGGATGAAAACCAAATAATTAATACAACGTGTTGTTCCTGGAAAGTACAGAAATAATAGTTTGAATGAAATACCTGAATGCATTGATAGTTTGAATGAAATACCTGAATGCATTGTTATCCTCTCGCAATTTGTAAAATCTCAGAAGAAGATTGAAGGTACTGGAAACATTGCCTCTGCGCCTATCTATATATAGTATAATCTTCTACTTTGTTGGGAAATAGGAATACtgctaacaaaaacaaaaaagaatcgGATTGCTATTGCACTAAGGATTAGGTTATCGATGAATAATCAAGAATGCTCTACGTGATGTGAGTACCTAAGGTTTGTAAAATTGCATGCAAAAGAAAATGGGATATTGCAAACATTATTATTTATAAGGGTTGATTTGCAACATGGCACTTGTATTGTCATGGATCAGAACAAAAGGTGCAGCTATATTTTGTGTTGTTAATCTGGTACCTCCATCTTTATATTTGTTAAAATTGAACATGTCAGTCATTGGTTCTCGCCGTTCGCATGTGGTCAACTCTTAAAAATGGTATCTATAGTAACACGAATTACCCTGagactttcaatttttttttttaggaattgAGAAGAGGACTAACTCATCGTTCTCGGTCAGAAGTTTATTAATAACTCAAAAGTAGTACATGAGTGAGGGAGGATGCTGCCAAAGCCATTCTCAAACAAaggtacaaaaaaaaataaaaatggaagCTCATACAAATGCAAAAGGGAATGTACGTAGCTAGAACTAATTAAGTACAGAGAGAAAAGGGCAATGAtatggggcctcaatgaggcctaagatttgtggcctcaaatcttaggtgtcatgccatgtaagtaaatacaaattttattttcaattccacataatatattttgtcacatcatactattgcaacaccaaatttacccttttacatttccttttaaatgttagggggtgaatcaattacattaatgaatttaattaggtgacgaaaaaaaatatcaactattaattatgtattaatttaagagatatatcTACGgattctttgaccaatatttttcttcatttaattaaatgctttcctttaatttttctttccaaatggcattaataatatattgaattatgtgtcaagaaatagacgttaacttttctttccaaatattgattaatttcatccaaaaaaaaatagcattaataaatcgAATTTGGGAAATACtcatgtctaaattaagaggtaagaaaaaatttcaccttaattagcagccattaattaacatctacaatctaaatataagagaaaaacaaacaaaaaataataaattcagaTCTAACATTTAAACCCTAACTACATAAAGAGtaaacaatgaacaaaagaatatatacaatcatATAATAtgcatttttcacattatattttattttcaaaatttgtaggAACCCAATAAAGGTTGAATTCAGATACATGTGTTCTGCAAATCTATTAATCGAATGTACATGCAAgtctattgactgaattacatgaaattttttctattcttgattaaaaaaaaaaattgttgtttaaatctaacatgagtgtaatgaaaagaaaaaaaaagaaagaaagccaaattttgtttctttttagaagaagccaaaataatttagagtcattagattttggaaggataagatggtatttttctcaagaattacatggcatgatttgacaaataggtgatgtgtaCAGATGACaaggcatgacacctaagattgaggccacaaatcttaggcctcattgaggccgcAAATCATTTAAAGACCACAACCTGAGAACATTAAGAGAACCTATAAGCTGGCCAACATGAAATATCTCGACCATAATCTGCAGCCAAGAACAAGGGCAAAGATACCCCCGCGCTCCTTCTTTCATGAGTTTAACCTACACAAAAATTGCAATTTAAAATCCTATCAATGTAATAAGAGCAAGTAGGGTATCGTTCTCAACCGGAGATTAGGGCTCTTATTAATTCCTGcaaaaataaaacgttagacaaaataaaacaaagaatatatacattatttacgaaattgACATGGAAGGGGATTTTAggattttattttctaaattaaCAACTAATTATATACATGTGTAACACATCAAAACACAGAATCAAATAGAATTATATGGATATGATGAAAAGGTTGACAAGGTTTCAAAGTAAcaatcacgaatcaaaacatGTTATAGCAAGGAATCgatcaagaacagagatgaaccACTAAAAAAATGGTCATTTACGGCGCATAATAAATGCGTGCCGTAAATTTAATATTACGTAGTCTTATTTACGGCATGCTTTTGTTGCGTGCTATAAATGCAGAATTACGTAGAGTTATTTACGGCATGCTTTAGATGCGCGCTGTAAAAGAGGTTGATCTATTTACAGCATGCTCAATGCATGCCGTAAATGTAGTATAACATAGATTCATTTACGGCATGCATCGAATGAGCGCCGTAAATGAGGTCGAGCCTTAATTGTGTTGCCCGCCTATTTTTTCAGCCAAAACTTTAATTTCccacttttttgttttgttttttgttttgattgaaaAGGAGGTTCCATTCGGTTTTCATGACCTCTCGATCGAAGAGATTCTTTTCTCTCAGACACCAACACTCGCAGCTCCCCATCTCTCTCTCGaaatctccctcctcttcaTCCTTACCCACATGGCTAAAAGCACCAATCGATGTCGAAGCCAAAGCCTATCCTCTAGCAATTCAGGTGGGTAGATACTTCTCTCTCATCTTTCCCTTCATCTGCACACCAAATTGGGGTTTCTTTACATTTCACCTTTTAGGATTTCTTTCAGATTAGGGATGAACATGCTACGCTTTGGTATGccaattctattttttttttttttgaaaggtgccAATTCTATTTTTGGGCTTTTGATATTCATAGTTTTCATATGGTTATTGAGCAGCTCAGGCGGTCGATTTGAAGGAGCAGAATTCTGACACTATCGCACCGTCGTCTATTGTTCGCTGGCTACACAATCCATAATTTCATGCATGAACTGCTTATATTTGCAGCGACATTCCACTCCTGGCATCGGTGTCCTAGGACTTCAAGTATGTTTCTGCTAGTTAGTTGTTGTTTCCACCAAACATTTAGCCTTGTTTCTATGGTGAAGTCTGATACTCTTATCTGGGATTTGTTtttgtagacaccaaaaatttaatgaaaataaaaattcattaaataattcggtcaacacttgaaattatgaccgaacaaaCATAGTCAGCATGTGGGTCCTACAAAATGTGCACGTGGCTTGTGAGTAAGCAAAATCACGCAGACTCAGAGAACGACACTTGGCGACACATGAAAGGCCCgacggcaataaatgaatttgttccggctaaatcaattgatattaaagcagatcaatcaaattaaatcaattgattccgagtcaaatcaagtattaaatttcgTCTGCTGACTAgatgtcaatttatttaaattgatagtcaagatgaaaatcagccatcaaattaattagctaaatttcttaatagtcgtgattaaattgattaattaaagctgattgatttgattatactattaatgaaatacaattaaaatcagtcatcaaattgattggctaattccttaatagtcgtgattaaatcaattaattaaagctgattgatttgattatgctattaatgaaatacaattaaaatcagccatcaaattgattggctaattccttaatggtCATGATTCAATCAATTAATTAAGGctaattgatttgattatgttattaaggaaaatgcaattaattacgtgtcatcaaggcattccaaatcGAGAGAGACGCCAGGGGCGGAACTAGTAAAGGGTCTGCAGGGGTTCAGACCCCCCCAATCAATTGAACATAACAACTAATTAATACATTAATTatgtataattatatataagttTATATGTTTTAGCAAATCGGACCCCCCCCACCCTGTTTGCAACAGTATTTAATGTAGTGATACTATTTATctctcattattattattttggtcAAAAAGAGAGATGAGAGCATTTACCTCTCATTAATTATTTACTAAAATTCATAAGAATTCATTTATTAGGATTCAATCAAATAtaaggaattttttttattttttattttattttctattgttCAACACTTAAACTTATTGAGGTTTACGGttaattttttagttttgaaGTTTCATCAGATTATACTAAGGATTGAACAATAATGTTTGTAAAGAGATTGCTTGCTATAGTTGAAGTCTAAAGAAAAATGTTGTgaagttttttttgtttcatttttagtTATATGTTTAACTATGTCCCGACCCCCCCAAGTTacaaatcctggttccgcccctgagagacgccgacactataaataccccctctcaaatcaagataGGGGAGGACAGACGACAGACAGACGCAAGTAACCTCTCCAAATCTCAGAAGTctcccaagctcgtgaagaaccatcaatctgccaaatagccggtctctTCACCTCACCAACTTCAGACAAACAAGGGAAATCACCTGTAAACTCAGAAGTTGTCAAACTCGCGgaaaatcaacaagcaccaagcaAACGTGCCAGTTCATCCGCCATCAAAGCCATACTCGCCACGTGACACCTCTCGTGGTTCAGGTCTGATCAAGATCAAGCCTCTTCAGCCCTTGATCATCCGTCGTCTTCAAGTCGTCAACACAGCAAAGCTTctgccaagttcttcatcaagctcgtggagaatcaacaagcaccaaacacacgtgtCGGTTCGTCccctaccaaagccgaagaacgctcaccacgtgacaccactcgtggcctaaatccgatcaagatcaagcttctacagcccttggtcaatcGTCTTCCTCAAATCATCAACATAGCAAGAAGTTTAGACTACAACCAtttgattcaagatcaagtgctcgccacccttggatcaaatcaacgtcggagatcgaatcagaggaaaatcttgtgaaagagcatctacagagattgtaaccctcaaattcattaataaaaaattatattattttgtacacgtgtccttctttcaTTCGTTGCAGGAAATCCGTGTTTACAGTTTTAACACTTACAAGTTTGTAGGGAAAAATCTAAGCAACCACGGGCTTGGGAAGATGTTCTTCACATAGATGGGTAAGTACCAGGATACACGTTCAATGTAATTGGTAGTTATTGGTAGTTTGGAACAACAATGTTGaacccttttattttttcttcaacgAGGTCCATGAATTTGTACTGTCCTGCAATATTAACGTATATGATAAAATGGATACAAAGTTCCATTGCTTTTGCTAGATGTGGATCCTTTAGATTATGATGTTAAACTCTCACATAGATTTGATACTATTAGACTAATATTGAAGAAGGATGTTACTTCTCAGtattaaacattaatggattaaattatgtttagtccctgtactatgacatttttttcgtttcagtccctaacattctcaattaatctgaaaagtccctaacgtcaaaattttcatctgattggtccctcccgcgtcaaattaggagttggccttaggtgaaatgtccaatatacccctctgttatttctttttcctttttaatttctttttctcctttttttttctttttcctttttaatttcttttttttctttttttcttttttctttttaatttcttttttgctttttcttctttttttcttgttcctttttaattttttttccttttta is a genomic window containing:
- the LOC133735461 gene encoding F-box protein At2g17036-like codes for the protein MHSDWAGLQKDLLGLVLTGIVSSADYLRFSVVCKSWFCVAKDNQRQLMSRYQQPPMLLISSADEENSSKLYNIMKDKVLDMQLRVPNRRFCGSSKGWLIFVDEKFAITLLNPFSVKGREKKKKTNATIIRLPPLLGKKVWIKKCDYYVFKASLSADPILDPKDCVLTVVYGEYDRLAFIRPSCKDKRWTYVDKRWGLIEEVVYSRGLIYAVDNDSQLFSFNISSLSKLKLAQGLPSDGFSKRYLVLDSNEKEFWMVKRYIDYQNDKRETTEFKVFKINIDEHKWTEKETLGDVALFIGDNSSVSVMASV